In the Candidatus Omnitrophota bacterium genome, one interval contains:
- a CDS encoding MBL fold metallo-hydrolase: MMNQPIMRRRFLALAGCGGLALLGRNRINAFSEEELPLEPEVLLGGFTWIKQSCFRIQDEETILYFDPYGVTGSPRDAHIIFVTHSHDDHCNVSAVRAVMKEGTVLVTEPESATKLKSLGLETKTMKPGDKIEWNKLKIEAVPSYNITKTNHPKSKNYLGFVVTLSDGRRVYQAGDTDNIPEMANIETDIALLPIGGTYTMNAVEAAQAAKVIHPAIAVPMHYGAVVGSAQDAEKFKQELAGAVEVMIFKEGQSFPPVKTKVKNWNRQ; this comes from the coding sequence ATGATGAACCAACCCATAATGCGTAGACGTTTTCTTGCCCTGGCGGGATGCGGAGGCCTCGCTCTTCTAGGGAGAAATCGGATAAATGCTTTTAGTGAAGAGGAACTCCCCCTTGAGCCGGAAGTTCTCTTAGGCGGCTTTACCTGGATCAAGCAATCCTGCTTCCGCATCCAGGATGAGGAGACGATCCTCTATTTCGATCCCTATGGCGTAACCGGTTCTCCGCGCGACGCCCATATTATTTTCGTCACGCATTCCCATGACGATCATTGCAATGTCTCCGCCGTCCGCGCCGTCATGAAAGAGGGAACGGTTCTCGTCACCGAGCCGGAATCGGCAACCAAGTTGAAAAGTCTGGGGCTGGAGACGAAAACGATGAAGCCGGGCGATAAAATCGAATGGAATAAACTAAAAATCGAAGCGGTTCCTTCCTATAACATAACCAAAACCAATCATCCCAAATCGAAAAACTATCTCGGCTTCGTCGTAACTCTCAGCGATGGGCGCCGCGTTTACCAGGCGGGGGATACGGATAACATTCCGGAGATGGCCAACATCGAAACGGATATCGCCCTTCTTCCCATAGGAGGAACCTACACGATGAACGCTGTGGAAGCCGCCCAAGCAGCGAAAGTCATCCATCCCGCCATCGCTGTTCCCATGCACTACGGCGCCGTCGTGGGCAGCGCCCAGGATGCCGAGAAATTCAAGCAGGAACTGGCGGGCGCCGTTGAGGTGATGATTTTCAAAGAAGGGCAATCCTTCCCGCCTGTCAAAACGAAAGTGAAAAATTGGAATCGGCAATAA
- a CDS encoding YhcH/YjgK/YiaL family protein, with product MIVDLLQNWEQYSFGPAGRRAFEFLLDLKPDAEEKKFEIIGEDVFARIMSYETLPPEKTGLETHRIYADIQLLLAGTERIEWHPKALLEVKTPYNPEKDIEFHHCGKPAPAHTDLSPGLFVLYLPQDAHRPQLAINGPERVKKVVIKIKADLVMA from the coding sequence ATGATCGTCGACTTACTGCAAAATTGGGAACAATATTCGTTTGGACCCGCTGGCCGGCGCGCTTTCGAATTTCTTCTTGACCTAAAACCCGATGCGGAGGAGAAAAAATTCGAGATCATAGGCGAAGACGTCTTCGCGCGGATCATGAGTTACGAAACCCTGCCGCCGGAGAAAACAGGGCTGGAAACGCATAGGATCTATGCGGATATCCAATTATTGTTGGCGGGAACCGAACGGATCGAATGGCATCCCAAGGCGTTGCTGGAAGTGAAAACGCCGTACAATCCGGAAAAAGATATCGAATTCCATCATTGCGGCAAACCCGCTCCCGCGCATACCGACTTAAGCCCCGGACTCTTCGTCCTCTATCTGCCGCAAGACGCCCATCGGCCTCAGCTCGCCATCAACGGTCCGGAACGCGTCAAAAAAGTCGTGATTAAAATCAAAGCCGATTTAGTCATGGCCTAA